One window of Quercus robur chromosome 5, dhQueRobu3.1, whole genome shotgun sequence genomic DNA carries:
- the LOC126727558 gene encoding V-type proton ATPase catalytic subunit A, giving the protein MPAVYGARLTTFEDSEKESEYGYVRKVSGPVVIADGMAGAAMYELVRVGHDNLIGEIIRLEGDSATIQVYEETAGLTVNDPVLRTHKPLSVELGPGILGNIFDGIQRPLKTIAKISGDVYIPRGVSVPALDKDILWEFQPKKIGEGDAITGGDLYASVIENSLMQHHVALPPDAMGKITYIAPPGQYSLKDTVLELEFQGVKKQFTMLQTWPVRTPRPVASKLSADTPLLTGQRVLDALFPSVLGGTCAIPGAFGCGKTVISQALSKYSNSDTVVYVGCGERGNEMAEVLMDFPQLTMTLPDGREESVMKRTTLVANTSNMPVAAREASIYTGITIAEYFRDMGYNVSMMADSTSRWAEALREISGRLAEMPADSGYPAYLAARLASFYERAGKVKCLGSPERTGSVTIVGAVSPPGGDFSDPVTSATLGIVQVFWGLDKKLAQRKHFPSVNWLISYSKYSGALESFYDQFDPDFINIRTKAREVLQREDDLNEIVQLVGKDALAEGDKITLETAKLLREDYLAQNAFTPYDKFCPFYKSVWMMRNIIHFFNLANQAVERGAGMDGQKISYTLIKHRLGDLFYRLVSQKFEDPAEGEAALVAKFNKLYDDLTNGFRNLEDETR; this is encoded by the exons ATGCCGGCCGTGTACGGAGCTCGATTGACAACGTTCGAAGATTCGGAGAAAGAGAGCGAATACGGTTATGTCCGAAAG GTATCCGGACCTGTCGTCATCGCAGATGGCATGGCTGGGGCTGCAATGTATGAGCTTGTCCGTGTTGGGCACGATAATCTTATTGGTGAGATCATTCGGTTGGAAGGAGATTCTGCTACCATCCAGG TTTATGAGGAAACAGCTGGGTTGACAGTGAATGACCCTGTTCTACGGACACACAAG CCTTTATCAGTGGAGTTGGGACCTGGAATATTGGGAAATATTTTTGATGGAATTCAG AGGCCTTTGAAAACTATTGCAAAAATATCCGGTGATGTCTATATCCCGCGTGGAGTGTCTGTTCCTGCTCTAGACAAAGATATACTTTGGGAATTCCAGCCTAAAAAGATAG GTGAGGGAGATGCTATAACGGGCGGAGACTTGTATGCT AGCGTCATTGAAAACAGTCTAATGCAACATCATGTTGCACTTCCTCCTGATGCAATGGGAAAAATTACTTATATTGCACCACCTGGTCAATATTCGCTGAAG GATACTGTCTTAGAGCTTGAGTTCCAGGGTGTCAAAAAGCAATTTACCATGCTTCAG ACTTGGCCTGTACGTACACCTCGGCCTGTTGCATCAAAACTTTCTGCTGATACCCCTCTGCTTACTGGTCAG cGTGTTCTTGATGCCCTTTTCCCCTCAGTTCTTGGTGGGACTTGTGCCATACCTGGGGCTTTTGGTTGTGGCAAAACAGTCATTAGTCAAGCTCTTTCTAAG TACTCTAACTCTGATACTGTAGTTTATGTTGGTTGTGGAGAACGAGGAAATGAAATGGCAGAG GTTCTTATGGACTTCCCTCAATTGACAATGACATTGCCTGATGGCCGTGAAGAATCTGTCATGAAGCGTACAACCCTTGTGGCCAACACTTCAAACATGCCAGTGGCTGCGCGTGAGGCTTCAATTTATACAG GGATCACAATAGCTGAATACTTCAGAGATATGGGATACAATGTCAGCATGATGGCAGATTCAACATCTCGATGGGCAGAAGCATTGCGTGAAATTTCTGGACGGCTG GCAGAAATGCCCGCAGATAGTGGATATCCTGCCTACCTGGCAGCACGTTTGGCCTCATTTTATGAACGTGCTGGTAAAGTAAAATGTCTTGGTAGTCCAGAACGTACTGGTAGCGTCACAATTGTTGGTGCTGTTTCTCCCCCTGGAGGTGATTTCTCAGATCCTGTGACATCTGCAACGCTTGGCATTGTTCAG gtTTTCTGGGGTTTGGACAAAAAACTTGCCCAGAGGAAACATTTCCCTTCTGTAAACTGGCTTATTTCATATTCAAAGTACTCAGGG GCATTGGAGTCTTTCTATGATCAATTTGATCCAGATTTTATTAACATCAGGACAAAGGCCCGTGAGGTGCTGCAGAGAGAGGATGACCTGAATGAAATTGTCCAG CTTGTAGGAAAGGATGCTTTAgctgaaggagacaagattacCCTAGAGACTGCTAAGCTTTTGAGGGAAGACTATCTTGCTCAGAATGCTTTTACTCC ATACGACAAATTCTGCCCTTTCTACAAGTCTGTTTGGATGATGCGCAACattatccatttttttaatttggccAATCAG GCGGTGGAGAGAGGAGCTGGTATGGATGGTCAAAAGATTTCTTATACCCTTATCAAACATCGATTGGGAGATCTCTTTTACCGTTTAGT GTCTCAGAAATTTGAGGATCCGGCTGAAGGAGAAGCAGCTCTTGTGGCCAAATTCAATAAGTTATATGACGACCTGACCAATGGTTTCCGCAACCTTGAGGATGAAACTCGGTGA